Proteins from a genomic interval of Octopus sinensis unplaced genomic scaffold, ASM634580v1 Contig09189, whole genome shotgun sequence:
- the LOC115228025 gene encoding uncharacterized protein LOC115228025: MEILNGINAAIREYIDSLPIVDINVITDIIYAGQCTYENLTKRDSIKSNWEDNMKGKLTKLKEQLEQIRMASQMKGKNQFDEDTRNTFCAYGFKKSKKGEFERVISVVCDQIKIIEKKLRIYESRKGFRKANWCFELNRRRFYRNISGDNKKGMINFDEDECLSFWTSILDKVERREKNFLGSKKVTGSENSYANFTEEAIIDTIKMLPNWKASGCDGVYNFFIKNFTSIHEHPCAEIQKIINDEYLPEEWFYTGVTYLIPKVDVCNSPKDLRLITCMLNLYKLLTKCVNRKLSEYVDSYDLITENQLGTRRMCQGAKEQAIVIQCLNQKNGNNLCSTWIDVKKAFDSVDHEFLGQVLQNSGLPFWIIRFINNLITKWKIRLNLNNNTLGEIKIKRGILQGDSLSPQIFGLLMDPLSRLLNGKFPKITMGTPGNGEPTYANNHLLFIDDIKLFSHHSDSMVMMMEEVDLFFDAAGLERNFEKSATNVKLLSGKARFLDGLDGYQYLGVLEDKNSNVLKEEIMNKINKEVSTSIENLTKTDLNSVNLFKGINEYALSLYNYYIGLTDVEPGEFEQIDKNIRRILMDRRIHFQHTNKERLYLPRNKFGRGLESVSNKAERMLLQFYNDLEHKTNYCLRREGILRVINSKKTHMATIVEFISRKYNIEIAKDLTMSTLMKIQHEYLLKEIEKKQIHSILFKCLKDTEVNVCESSGWLVNGNHSPMTEGRLCLLQDRNMFFDNGENKCTHCNSARKTVDHLATMCGRMLNSSYLRRHNEVVRCIHLHLCRKYGIRKTKRLKTHSVQSVVSNEFVEIRVDTTISTDTAVANNKPDIFVHDKVRNTITLIEVGVTSQNCLKQVEVEKFHKYDLLANELEAIHHAKVKVIIPVIMTWDGIVSRFFKGHLDVLKLEERVRAYIQTVVLRKTLESMQAEERHGISIPSEEKAETECQPRAASECGVCFDENTPIRSLDYGPKKRRLS, translated from the coding sequence atggaaattttaaatgGTATTAATGCAGCAATAAGGGAGTACATTGATTCGTTGCCTATTGTGGATATTAATGTTATCACGGACATCATATATGCAGGACAGTGCACTTATGAGAACCTTACCAAGAGGGATAGTATTAAAAGTAATTGGGAAGACaacatgaaaggcaaacttaCCAAACTTAAAGAGCAACTTGAGCAAATTCGAATGGCTAGTCAAATGAAAGGGAAGAATCAGTTTGACGAAGATACACGCAATACCTTTTGTGCTTATGGGTTTAAGAAGTCAAAGAAGGGAGAATTCGAAAGAGTTATTTCCGTTGTGTGTGACCAAATCAAGATTATTGAGAAAAAGTTGAGAATTTATGAATCGAGAAAAGGATTTAGAAAGGCAAATTGGTGTTTCGAACTTAATAGAAGGCGATTCTATAGAAATATTAGTGGAGATAACAAGAAGGGGATGATTAATTTCGACGAAGATGAGTGCCTTTCTTTTTGGACTAGTATTTTGGATAAGGTTGAGCGAAGGGAGAAGAATTTTCTGGGTAGCAAAAAAGTAACTGGATCTGAGAATTCTTATGCTAATTTTACGGAAGAGGCAATTATTGATACTATCAAGATGCTTCCAAATTGGAAAGCGTCTGGTTGTGATGGAGTGTACAACTTTTTTATCAAAAACTTTACTTCAATCCATGAACACCCTTGTGCCGAAATTCAAAAGATTATTAATGATGAATATTTACCTGAGGAGTGGTTTTACACTGGGGTGACCTATCTCATTCCAAAAGTGGATGTATGTAATTCCCCAAAGGATTTAAGGCTGATCACGTGCATGCTGAATCTATATAAATTATTGACAAAATGTGTGAACAGGAAATTGTCAGAATATGTTGATTCATATGATTTAATAACTGAAAATCAGCTGGGAACAAGGAGAATGTGTCAAGGGGCAAAAGAACAAGCTAttgtcattcaatgtttaaatcaaaaaaatggaaacaatttATGTTCTACGTGGATTGATGTTAAAAAAGCCTTTGATTCGGTCGATCATGAATTTTTGGGCCAagtattgcaaaattctggtctCCCCTTCTGGATTATTAGATTTATTAATAATCTTATCACAAAATGGAAGATAAGGCTTAACTTAAACAATAATACTCtgggagaaattaaaataaagcGAGGAATTCTACAGGGAGATTCTCTTTCACCGCAGATCTTTGGTTTGTTAATGGACCCTCTAAGTCGATTGCTGAATGGAAAGTTTCCGAAAATAACGATGGGGACTCCAGGAAATGGGGAACCCACTTATGCAAATAATCACCTCCTCTTTATTGATGATATAAAACTGTTCTCTCACCATAGTGATtctatggttatgatgatggaaGAAGTGGATTTGTTTTTTGATGCAGCTGGGCTGGAGAGAAATTTTGAGAAATCCGCAACAAATGTGAAGTTATTATCTGGCAAAGCCCGGTTCCTTGATGGATTGGATGGATATCAATATTTGGGAGTCCTTGAGGATAAGAACAGTAATGTCCTTAAAGaagaaattatgaataaaatcaataaagaagTATCTACGAGTATTGAAAATTTGACAAAAACTGATTTAAACTCAGTTAACCTGTTTAAAGGGATAAATGAATATGCACTCTCACTTTATAACTATTACATTGGATTGACTGATGTGGAGCCTGGAGAATTTGAGCAGATTGATAAGAATATTCGCCGAATTCTTATGGACAGACGTATACATTtccaacacacaaacaaagaaagaTTGTATCTACCAAGAAATAAATTTGGAAGAGGCCTGGAGTCTGTCAGTAATAAAGCTGAACGGATGCTTCTCCAATTTTATAATGACTTAGAACATAAGACAAATTACTGCCTGAGAAGAGAAGGAATTCTACGGGTCATTAATTCAAAGAAAACCCACATGGCCACTATCGTAGAATTCATTTCCAGAAAGTACAACATTGAGATTGCAAAGGATTTGACAATGTCGACATTGATGAAAATACAGCATGAATATCTgcttaaagaaattgaaaagaagcagATTCACTCTATCTTATTTAAATGTCTAAAAGACACGGAAGTAAATGTTTGTGAATCTTCTGGATGGTTGGTTAATGGAAATCATTCCCCCATGACTGAAGGGAGACTGTGTCTACTTCAGGACCGCAACATGTTTTTtgataatggagaaaataagtgCACGCATTGTAACTCGGCAAGAAAAACAGTTGATCACCTTGCAACTATGTGCGGGAGAATGCTGAATAGCTCATATCTTAGACGGCATAACGAAGTAGTCAGATGTATTCACTTACATCTCTGTCGTAAATATGGAATAAGAAAAACTAAGAGACTAAAGACACACTCAGTTCAATCTGTTGTTAGCAATGAATTTGTGGAGATTCGTGTGGATACTACGATTAGTACGGATACAGCTGTGGCGAATAACAAACCTGATATATTTGTCCATGACAAAGTGAGGAATACAATCACCCTTATCGAAGTGGGGGTTACTTCGCAAAATTGCCTAAAGCAGGTCGAAGTTGAGAAGTTCCACAAATATGACTTATTGGCAAATGAACTTGAAGCAATTCATCACGCAAAAGTAAAAGTAATAATCCCTGTTATAATGACCTGGGATGGAATTGTCTCAAGATTTTTCAAGGGTCATCTTGATGTCCTCAagctggaagaaagagtgagagcatATATTCAGACAGTGGTTCTGAGGAAGACATTGGAGAGCATGCAGGCTGAAGAGAGGCATGGTATATCGATACCTAGTGAGGAGAAAGCTGAAACGGAATGTCAACCAAGGGCAGCCTCAGAATGTGGAGTGTGCTTCGACGAGAACACACCCATACGGTCACTGGATTATGGGCCCAAAAAGAGAAGATtaagctaa